A genomic region of Rhodohalobacter sp. SW132 contains the following coding sequences:
- a CDS encoding GH36-type glycosyl hydrolase domain-containing protein gives MRENPGVSFNIGFLKKSADKLAENHLSLENGNQHRPIKPVLEESRQVLEESYRELSKLAKSNKEISPAAEWLIDNFYIIQEQIVQIGIDFPKEYQKSIPLFKDGEFKGLPKVYELVLNLMNHTDNIVDMDVLTHYVQKYQEGRTLMQGELWAIPIMIRFILIEKLAQKASRILYRKSVRTEVNDLLSNLDEERQEEPGVFSNVVSEWLSANSGNGEPLQLVEIYNQLQNRGRLWDEQKRWLTFRFRQYDMTLEEAMRIEAQKQSRLQVSIQNAVNSLRQSSETDWSDFVEECSVVDKILRLDPAAIYSEMDFQTRDSYRRVVEGLSRRTDYGEREIAEQVLLMVEEADDEQKDDDPLGNTSFARQHVGFYLKGEGYPELAKKLGYRMSFREKVRGLLERNTAWYVMMVFLSTIILMMILWVATGSMSNSTLIAALVLAVALFPALDLSVSGVNRFLAFLLPPRILPKMDYKEGIPEESRTLVVVPTLFTSPQDVHRQIENLEIRSLANPDPAFQFILLSDFIDSPKKEMESDKAILNAAYEAIEALNKKYRSNYGDKFFFLHRERLWNEQEGAWMGWERKRGKLEEFNRLLFDPAAETTYTHIGGDFKESIGMLPVKFVITLDSDTKLPPDSARNLVRTIAHPLNRARYDSEEKRITNGYGIIQPRISIPPESSRKTWFSRIFSGNVGLDPYSTAVSDIYQDLAGEAIFTGKGIYDVEAFHAVLDGRFPENRILSHDLIESTYLRTGLATDIELFDEYPSTYVSFSKRNHRWIRGDWQIAAWLFPQVPLKGGKENNTINLLSKWKIFDNLRRSLNPFFLTIFFIAGWFLLPGAAWIWTAAAFGILAFPIYISLYSDILNRPARVKWKLYVDKVRANLKINSLQALCVLMILPHQAVVQLDAVIRTLYRLKFSRKSLLEWTTASHAESTTPNSFIAYIRGQFFSVIVGFSVLLASIFTAPQYLWIVFPFFVIWAGAPFWLWFISKPVQKKEYTLSEKEKMELRKYARRTWFYFERFVNEEHFWLPPDNYQEKPNTPIAERTSPTNIGLALVSTQVAYNRGYITLSELLERVWFTLNSMEQLERYEGHFYNWYETRLGEVLHPKYISTVDSGNLAAGLISIRESISKTMRSRGVNQNIWDGLTDTVITVQDVLNGSWDEDLLPVHFKEQVNLKCDLMLKELKNRKNENPAQSLECLKTLKSLAADLSAIDLLPLGSKLDDAMMQDLLFWQDRPLRLIEQAIYEQKALIEFGEIDTEKYSPDELIELEKNGSLKPQVSALVNKWKYLSWDIVEKSGRFVDEMDFSFLYLKKRGLFTIGYNVEKAQLDLGTYDLLASEARIASYIAIAKGDITVEHWFRLSRRLTSLSSNEILLSWGGTMFEYLMPLLFMKTYPDTLLNHTGENVIRWQKEYGVKRNRPWGQSESAYYFLNMDMHYQYRAFGAPGLGLRRGLAEEYVVAPYASMLSLMVDPASSLENLKRLEKLGGFGLHGFYDAVDYTPSRMGEKDTFKWVKTYMVHHHGMSLLAIENVLNDWEVQNWFHEDPRIQGCELILQEKIPRGVPIKEPHPIDVELEPGEQQVVEHVVEHAGLNELDISPPRVHLLSNGEYSSCLTHAGTGTSKAHGISLTGWDADPTMDPLGFFFYIRDPQSGKFWSSMHQPVKRKPDRYDTWFHNGKIVTSRVDDWIETTTTVAVSPDDPMELRKLTLTNYSREERTLELTSYAEVVLNRAEDHNSHPAFSKLFVQTDYLAEHHSILVKRRPRSEEEKSLWMIHTFAGDEQDNLTEPLQFETDRSVFIGRGRSLSNPAAMDPGSSLSGSLGNISDPIVSLHKTVKLGPGEKKELIFGLGYADTREEAERLADTYDNLHAADRAFDLALVYSSVELNHLGLTSKEAHNYQKLASYVLYSDKGFRSGEHKLRENRGKQHELWAYGISGDFPLIVFRIQEMDQIKSVKTLLKAHNFWRLKGVETELLVINDHAPGYIDEIQEAIMQAIQNSPERDMIHKRAGVFLHRSDKMPSEDLTLILTVAHAVFENTLPDLSRLRREKETESWLLNGESDRYRLPETIKNQSEKEGWDKPENLQFFNGYGGFSESGDEYHILINPNPETGNLMFPPAPWINVISNPSVGFIATEKGAGYTWSENSRENKLTGWSNDPVSDSHSEAFYIRDEENKLFWSPTPGPAPGSTPYKIVHGFGFTQYDHAFDGLDHELIQFVDENDPVKISIIRIHNSGGTERNLSVFRYTERVLGVSRNRASRTVIQDVLDGGSTILARNHYNNEFAGRVSFSAVAGIEESDELNFTTNRKEFIGRNRSLTEPGAVAMSTKLAVETDPGTDPCAAFQVTLTLEPGESRELIFIEGETETDNEAQALIRKYGDQKSARNSLDNIQQFWKSKLGKITITTPDKSLDLLMNGWLMYQNLSCRMWARTAYYQAGGAYGYRDQLQDSAAALYVDPEITKKQILLHAEKQFKEGDVLHWWHPPTGRGIRSKISDDRLWLAYVTDFYIRSTGDKSIFDEKAPWITARKLEDYEHEVYLNPEKLNEFDTVYEHCCRAIDISLKFGKNGLPLIGAGDWNDGMNRVGEQGKGESVWLGFFIYGILNRFTEYARKRNDSERADRYKQTAEKLRTQLNTKGWDGEWYLRAFYDDGTTLGSFENEECRIDAISQAWAVITGAAESSKAETALLSAEKYLVSEQDRIIRLLTPPFDATEKNPGYIKGYIPGVRENGGQYTHAALWLIKAMAEKGMGEKAVRYLNMINPVNHTSNPEGVQRFKVEPYVISADVYGEPPLTGMGGWSWYTGSGAWFYRIGLESILGFSYEDDSIILKPSVSSEWKEFEIHLKVDDGKTEYRIRVKNPDGLETGLLVGEVDGKKLVSGDNKGTIPIKEDGLNHFADLQIKKMNDSNS, from the coding sequence ATGAGAGAAAATCCCGGGGTTTCATTTAATATCGGTTTTTTAAAGAAGAGTGCCGATAAACTGGCTGAAAATCATCTTTCCCTGGAAAATGGGAACCAACACAGGCCGATAAAGCCGGTTTTGGAAGAATCCAGGCAGGTACTTGAAGAATCGTACAGGGAACTGTCAAAACTGGCAAAATCAAATAAAGAGATCTCACCTGCTGCCGAATGGTTGATTGACAATTTCTATATCATACAGGAGCAGATTGTTCAAATCGGAATCGATTTTCCCAAAGAGTATCAAAAGAGCATTCCGCTGTTTAAGGATGGGGAGTTTAAAGGTCTGCCGAAGGTGTATGAGCTGGTTTTGAACCTGATGAATCATACCGACAATATTGTCGATATGGATGTGCTGACTCACTATGTGCAAAAGTACCAGGAAGGCCGGACACTTATGCAGGGAGAATTATGGGCGATTCCGATTATGATTCGTTTTATCCTGATTGAAAAACTGGCCCAAAAAGCTTCCCGGATTCTCTATCGTAAAAGTGTCAGAACGGAAGTAAATGATCTTCTCTCTAACCTTGATGAAGAGCGGCAGGAAGAACCGGGTGTTTTCTCAAATGTAGTATCGGAGTGGCTTTCCGCAAACTCAGGTAACGGCGAACCGTTGCAGCTGGTCGAGATCTATAATCAGCTTCAAAACAGAGGCCGTTTGTGGGATGAGCAGAAGCGATGGTTAACTTTCAGATTTCGTCAGTACGATATGACCCTCGAGGAGGCGATGCGAATTGAGGCTCAAAAGCAATCGAGGCTGCAGGTCAGTATCCAGAATGCGGTCAATTCACTGAGACAATCTTCAGAAACGGACTGGTCGGATTTTGTTGAAGAGTGCTCCGTAGTAGACAAAATCCTGCGTCTTGATCCGGCAGCGATCTATTCAGAGATGGATTTTCAGACACGCGACAGTTATCGGCGGGTGGTTGAGGGGCTCAGCCGAAGGACGGATTACGGTGAGCGGGAGATTGCCGAGCAGGTACTGCTGATGGTGGAGGAAGCGGATGATGAGCAAAAAGATGATGATCCGCTTGGTAACACCTCGTTTGCCCGCCAGCATGTAGGCTTTTACCTGAAAGGTGAAGGTTACCCGGAACTGGCTAAAAAACTTGGATACCGCATGTCGTTCCGTGAGAAAGTACGCGGACTGCTGGAGAGAAATACAGCGTGGTACGTTATGATGGTTTTTCTCTCAACAATTATTTTGATGATGATTCTGTGGGTGGCCACCGGCTCGATGAGTAATTCAACACTGATCGCAGCGCTCGTGCTTGCAGTTGCCCTTTTTCCCGCCTTGGATTTGTCTGTATCGGGTGTAAACCGGTTTCTTGCATTCCTTCTGCCTCCAAGAATTTTACCAAAAATGGATTACAAAGAGGGAATTCCGGAAGAATCCAGAACACTTGTAGTGGTTCCAACACTGTTTACATCTCCGCAGGATGTACACCGGCAGATTGAAAACCTTGAAATACGATCGCTGGCCAATCCCGATCCGGCCTTTCAGTTTATCCTTTTATCTGATTTTATCGACTCTCCGAAAAAAGAAATGGAATCCGACAAAGCGATTCTGAATGCTGCATATGAAGCAATAGAGGCGCTAAATAAAAAATACCGCTCGAATTATGGAGATAAGTTCTTTTTTCTGCACAGAGAAAGGCTTTGGAATGAACAGGAGGGCGCGTGGATGGGCTGGGAGCGAAAACGCGGCAAACTTGAGGAGTTTAATCGCCTGCTCTTCGATCCTGCTGCAGAAACCACGTATACACATATAGGCGGGGATTTTAAAGAGTCGATTGGCATGCTTCCGGTAAAGTTTGTCATCACCCTCGATTCGGATACCAAGCTTCCGCCTGACAGCGCCCGGAACCTGGTCCGCACCATTGCACACCCGCTAAACCGTGCACGGTACGATTCAGAAGAAAAGCGGATCACGAATGGGTACGGAATCATTCAGCCCCGAATATCGATCCCGCCGGAGTCGTCAAGGAAAACATGGTTTTCAAGGATTTTTTCCGGCAACGTTGGGCTGGACCCTTATTCCACTGCCGTTTCTGATATCTACCAGGATCTGGCCGGAGAGGCGATTTTTACCGGAAAAGGAATTTACGATGTGGAAGCTTTTCATGCGGTTCTGGATGGCCGGTTTCCCGAGAACCGGATACTTTCCCACGATCTGATTGAGAGCACATACCTTAGAACCGGCCTTGCCACAGATATTGAGCTGTTTGACGAATATCCATCCACGTATGTAAGCTTCAGTAAACGAAATCACAGGTGGATCCGGGGCGACTGGCAGATTGCCGCATGGCTTTTTCCGCAAGTTCCGCTTAAGGGAGGAAAAGAGAACAATACGATCAACCTGCTTTCAAAATGGAAGATTTTCGACAATCTTCGCCGATCCCTGAATCCTTTTTTTTTAACAATCTTTTTTATTGCCGGATGGTTCTTGCTACCGGGTGCCGCCTGGATCTGGACAGCCGCAGCATTTGGTATCCTCGCTTTTCCGATCTACATCAGCCTCTATAGTGATATTTTGAACCGGCCCGCCCGGGTGAAATGGAAACTCTATGTTGATAAAGTCAGAGCCAATTTAAAAATCAACTCCCTGCAGGCACTATGTGTTTTGATGATTCTTCCGCACCAGGCGGTTGTTCAACTCGATGCGGTTATTCGAACGCTCTATCGCCTGAAATTCAGCAGGAAATCTCTGCTTGAGTGGACAACTGCATCACATGCCGAATCAACAACTCCGAACTCTTTTATTGCCTACATCCGCGGGCAGTTCTTTTCGGTTATTGTTGGATTCTCCGTTCTTTTAGCATCGATATTTACGGCACCTCAATATCTTTGGATTGTGTTTCCGTTTTTTGTGATTTGGGCAGGCGCTCCTTTCTGGCTCTGGTTCATCAGCAAACCGGTCCAAAAAAAGGAATATACACTATCAGAAAAAGAGAAAATGGAGCTGCGGAAATATGCCCGGCGAACATGGTTCTATTTTGAGCGTTTTGTGAATGAAGAGCATTTCTGGCTACCTCCCGATAACTACCAGGAAAAGCCGAACACACCCATTGCCGAACGAACATCGCCCACAAATATCGGACTTGCCCTGGTTTCAACTCAGGTGGCCTACAACAGGGGATATATTACTCTGAGCGAACTTCTCGAAAGAGTTTGGTTTACTCTGAATTCCATGGAACAGCTGGAGCGGTATGAAGGACATTTCTACAACTGGTACGAAACTCGCCTGGGAGAGGTACTTCATCCGAAATATATCTCAACTGTGGATTCCGGAAACCTTGCTGCGGGACTGATATCCATTCGGGAGTCAATAAGCAAAACGATGAGAAGCAGAGGTGTTAATCAGAATATATGGGATGGGTTGACAGACACTGTCATCACGGTTCAGGATGTTTTGAATGGATCCTGGGATGAAGATTTGCTGCCAGTCCATTTTAAAGAACAAGTGAACCTGAAATGCGATTTAATGCTGAAGGAGCTGAAAAATCGTAAAAATGAGAACCCCGCTCAATCTCTTGAATGTCTGAAAACGTTGAAAAGCCTGGCAGCTGATCTGTCGGCAATAGACCTGCTGCCGCTTGGCAGTAAACTGGATGACGCGATGATGCAGGATCTTCTGTTTTGGCAGGATCGGCCCTTGCGACTTATTGAACAAGCGATTTATGAACAGAAAGCATTAATCGAATTTGGGGAAATTGATACGGAGAAATATTCACCGGATGAGCTTATTGAACTTGAGAAAAATGGCTCATTGAAGCCACAGGTTTCTGCACTTGTCAATAAGTGGAAATACCTTTCCTGGGATATTGTAGAAAAATCCGGCAGGTTTGTTGATGAGATGGATTTTTCATTTTTATATCTGAAAAAGCGGGGGCTCTTCACAATTGGATACAATGTTGAAAAAGCTCAGCTCGATCTGGGTACGTATGACCTTCTTGCCAGCGAGGCCCGGATTGCATCCTATATTGCTATTGCCAAGGGAGATATTACCGTGGAACATTGGTTCAGGCTTAGCCGCAGGCTCACAAGCCTTAGCAGCAATGAAATTCTTCTCTCCTGGGGCGGAACGATGTTTGAATACCTGATGCCGTTGCTATTTATGAAAACCTATCCGGATACGCTGCTCAACCATACAGGCGAGAATGTAATTCGCTGGCAGAAAGAGTATGGGGTAAAGAGAAACCGGCCGTGGGGACAATCTGAGAGCGCATACTATTTTTTGAATATGGATATGCACTACCAGTACCGCGCTTTCGGCGCCCCTGGGCTGGGGCTGCGGCGCGGTCTTGCCGAGGAGTATGTTGTGGCGCCCTATGCCTCGATGCTTTCTCTGATGGTAGATCCGGCTTCATCTCTTGAGAATCTCAAAAGACTTGAAAAACTTGGGGGATTTGGTTTACATGGTTTTTATGATGCGGTGGATTATACTCCCAGCCGGATGGGTGAAAAGGATACGTTCAAGTGGGTGAAAACGTATATGGTTCATCATCATGGAATGAGTCTTCTTGCCATTGAAAATGTTTTAAATGACTGGGAAGTCCAGAACTGGTTTCATGAAGATCCCCGTATCCAAGGTTGTGAGCTGATCCTACAAGAAAAAATTCCGAGAGGCGTGCCGATCAAAGAACCGCATCCGATTGATGTGGAGTTAGAACCGGGAGAACAGCAGGTGGTGGAGCATGTTGTGGAACATGCGGGTTTAAACGAACTGGATATTTCCCCGCCAAGGGTTCACCTGTTGTCGAATGGTGAATATTCTTCGTGCCTGACTCATGCGGGCACCGGAACATCAAAAGCTCACGGAATTTCGCTTACCGGATGGGATGCCGATCCTACAATGGACCCACTTGGCTTCTTTTTCTATATCAGGGATCCCCAGAGCGGAAAGTTCTGGTCGTCCATGCATCAACCCGTAAAGAGAAAACCCGACCGGTACGATACCTGGTTTCACAATGGCAAAATTGTTACATCAAGGGTGGATGACTGGATTGAGACAACCACTACAGTGGCTGTTTCGCCAGATGATCCCATGGAACTGAGGAAACTGACCCTCACCAACTATAGCCGGGAAGAACGGACTCTCGAACTGACCAGCTATGCAGAGGTGGTGCTGAATAGAGCTGAAGATCACAACTCCCATCCGGCTTTTTCAAAACTCTTTGTGCAGACCGATTATCTTGCCGAGCATCATTCCATTCTGGTAAAACGTAGGCCAAGAAGTGAGGAGGAAAAATCACTCTGGATGATCCATACATTCGCGGGAGATGAACAGGACAATCTCACAGAACCGCTTCAGTTCGAAACAGACCGGTCCGTTTTTATCGGTCGGGGAAGGTCGCTCAGTAATCCGGCGGCAATGGATCCCGGAAGTAGTTTATCCGGGTCACTTGGAAATATATCCGACCCGATTGTGAGTCTTCACAAAACCGTGAAACTGGGTCCCGGTGAAAAGAAAGAGCTGATTTTTGGTCTTGGTTACGCAGATACGAGAGAGGAAGCTGAGCGGCTGGCTGATACCTATGACAACCTGCATGCGGCTGATCGTGCTTTCGACCTGGCACTGGTATACAGCTCCGTGGAACTGAATCACCTGGGGCTTACATCAAAAGAGGCACACAACTATCAAAAACTCGCTTCTTATGTTCTCTACTCAGATAAAGGCTTCAGGTCTGGTGAGCACAAACTAAGGGAAAACCGTGGGAAGCAGCACGAGCTTTGGGCTTACGGAATCTCCGGTGATTTTCCGCTGATTGTGTTCAGAATTCAGGAGATGGATCAGATTAAAAGTGTGAAAACTCTGCTGAAAGCACACAATTTCTGGCGGCTGAAAGGCGTGGAAACAGAACTTCTGGTTATTAACGATCATGCTCCGGGCTATATCGATGAGATTCAGGAGGCAATTATGCAGGCGATTCAAAATTCACCTGAACGGGATATGATCCACAAGAGGGCAGGAGTTTTCCTTCATCGGTCTGATAAAATGCCGTCTGAGGATCTTACCCTGATCCTGACTGTAGCTCACGCCGTATTCGAAAACACACTTCCGGATCTCTCCAGGTTAAGGCGAGAAAAAGAGACCGAATCGTGGCTGTTAAACGGCGAATCAGATCGGTACAGGTTGCCTGAAACGATAAAAAATCAATCAGAAAAAGAGGGCTGGGATAAACCGGAGAACCTGCAATTTTTTAACGGTTACGGAGGGTTTTCGGAGTCTGGTGATGAGTATCACATATTGATAAATCCAAACCCTGAAACGGGCAATCTGATGTTCCCGCCGGCGCCATGGATCAACGTAATATCCAATCCCAGCGTAGGATTCATCGCCACGGAGAAAGGAGCGGGGTACACGTGGAGTGAAAACAGCAGGGAAAATAAACTTACGGGTTGGTCAAACGATCCTGTTTCCGACTCTCATTCAGAAGCGTTCTATATCCGGGATGAAGAAAACAAACTGTTCTGGTCTCCCACGCCCGGCCCGGCTCCCGGAAGCACGCCATACAAGATCGTGCATGGATTTGGGTTTACTCAATATGATCACGCATTTGACGGGCTGGACCATGAATTGATTCAGTTCGTGGATGAAAACGATCCGGTTAAAATTTCTATCATCAGAATTCATAATAGCGGTGGTACTGAGAGGAACCTGTCGGTATTCAGGTATACGGAACGGGTACTTGGCGTGAGCAGAAACCGGGCATCCCGCACCGTGATACAGGATGTACTGGATGGCGGGTCGACAATTTTAGCCCGGAATCATTACAATAATGAATTTGCAGGACGAGTTTCCTTTTCAGCAGTGGCTGGGATTGAAGAATCGGATGAGCTTAATTTTACAACAAACAGGAAGGAATTCATCGGACGTAATCGGTCCCTGACTGAACCCGGCGCAGTTGCCATGAGTACAAAACTGGCTGTTGAAACCGATCCGGGTACTGATCCATGTGCGGCTTTCCAGGTCACACTGACTCTTGAGCCGGGTGAAAGCAGGGAACTTATTTTTATTGAAGGGGAAACGGAAACGGATAATGAAGCTCAGGCCCTGATCCGGAAATACGGAGATCAAAAATCTGCGCGGAACAGCCTGGACAATATTCAGCAGTTCTGGAAGTCAAAACTGGGCAAAATCACCATCACCACACCCGACAAATCGCTTGACCTGCTGATGAACGGCTGGCTGATGTATCAGAATTTATCCTGCAGAATGTGGGCCAGAACAGCATACTACCAGGCCGGCGGGGCATACGGCTACAGAGATCAGTTACAGGATTCTGCTGCAGCACTTTACGTGGATCCTGAGATCACAAAAAAACAGATTTTGCTGCATGCCGAAAAACAGTTCAAAGAGGGCGACGTGCTGCATTGGTGGCATCCTCCAACCGGACGCGGAATTCGTTCCAAAATATCTGACGACCGGCTCTGGCTGGCGTATGTGACCGATTTTTATATTCGGTCTACCGGTGATAAATCTATTTTTGATGAAAAAGCCCCCTGGATTACAGCCCGTAAACTGGAGGATTATGAACATGAAGTATACCTGAACCCGGAAAAGCTTAATGAGTTTGATACAGTGTATGAGCATTGCTGCCGGGCAATCGACATTTCGTTGAAATTCGGGAAAAACGGTCTGCCACTGATCGGCGCGGGTGACTGGAATGACGGTATGAATCGGGTGGGCGAGCAAGGGAAAGGGGAAAGTGTCTGGCTTGGATTCTTTATTTATGGAATTCTGAACCGGTTTACGGAGTATGCCCGGAAGCGTAACGATTCTGAAAGAGCCGATCGATACAAGCAAACAGCAGAAAAACTCAGGACGCAGTTAAACACCAAAGGGTGGGATGGCGAATGGTATCTGCGTGCATTTTATGATGACGGTACTACGCTGGGATCGTTTGAAAATGAAGAGTGCCGGATTGATGCGATCTCCCAGGCCTGGGCGGTCATTACCGGGGCGGCTGAATCATCCAAAGCAGAAACGGCACTTTTGTCAGCAGAAAAATATCTTGTATCGGAACAGGATCGCATTATCCGTCTGCTCACACCTCCGTTTGATGCAACTGAGAAAAATCCAGGGTATATCAAAGGGTACATTCCCGGTGTGAGGGAAAATGGCGGGCAGTATACACACGCGGCGCTCTGGCTGATAAAAGCGATGGCGGAAAAGGGAATGGGCGAAAAAGCCGTGCGGTATCTGAACATGATCAATCCTGTAAATCATACCTCAAACCCGGAAGGGGTTCAGAGATTCAAGGTTGAGCCGTACGTAATTTCCGCTGATGTATACGGTGAACCGCCGCTGACCGGAATGGGAGGCTGGAGCTGGTATACCGGGTCAGGTGCCTGGTTCTACCGGATTGGCCTGGAATCAATTCTGGGTTTTAGCTATGAAGATGATTCGATCATTCTGAAGCCCTCTGTCTCCTCTGAATGGAAAGAGTTTGAAATTCATCTGAAGGTTGATGATGGCAAGACGGAATACCGAATTCGTGTCAAAAATCCGGATGGACTCGAAACCGGTTTGTTGGTTGGGGAAGTTGATGGGAAGAAGCTGGTTTCAGGTGATAATAAAGGGACGATTCCAATCAAAGAAGATGGGTTAAATCATTTTGCAGATCTTCAAATAAAGAAAATGAATGATTCGAATTCCTGA
- a CDS encoding universal stress protein — protein sequence MIKRILVALDPDGDTPVATRFAIRLAKKFDASVTGLAVVDTSNLQSAMGVGGYGTQISGQTIWAEMAEETRKVAEELLNDFKNAVEKAGVRHRDVQMHGASTELIIEEMKYHDLLIVGKDSRFFYNQPEKDTGTLAKVVKKGHAPTLIVTDEYRDVERIMIAFDGSGPAARTLKGFVHLLPYGKDIEIELIIVSEGDSIEEMDRASRILSQAEAYLKEHGFYYISKKVMEKGKPGERFLNLQMGRNPDLLLLGAHSVSAIRRAAFGSTTQYMVENSQGPLFLSP from the coding sequence ATGATTAAGCGAATTTTGGTTGCACTTGACCCTGATGGGGATACACCGGTTGCCACACGATTTGCAATCCGTCTTGCAAAAAAATTTGATGCAAGCGTTACCGGTCTGGCTGTAGTGGATACATCAAACCTTCAATCCGCTATGGGAGTGGGAGGATACGGCACACAAATATCCGGGCAAACAATTTGGGCTGAAATGGCTGAAGAAACGCGCAAAGTTGCAGAAGAGCTGCTGAACGATTTCAAAAATGCTGTTGAAAAAGCAGGTGTTCGTCATCGTGACGTGCAAATGCATGGTGCTTCTACGGAACTGATTATTGAAGAGATGAAGTATCACGATCTTTTGATTGTGGGTAAGGACTCTCGCTTTTTCTACAATCAACCTGAAAAGGACACTGGGACACTGGCGAAAGTCGTGAAAAAAGGCCATGCTCCGACATTAATTGTAACAGATGAATACCGTGATGTGGAACGGATTATGATCGCGTTCGACGGAAGTGGACCGGCTGCAAGAACACTAAAAGGATTTGTCCATCTATTGCCTTATGGCAAGGATATAGAGATAGAGTTGATTATTGTCTCAGAAGGAGACTCTATTGAAGAGATGGACCGGGCATCAAGGATACTGAGCCAGGCAGAAGCCTATTTGAAAGAGCATGGTTTCTATTACATCTCCAAAAAAGTTATGGAAAAAGGAAAGCCCGGTGAACGATTTCTTAACCTTCAGATGGGACGGAATCCGGACTTGCTGCTACTAGGCGCACATTCCGTTTCTGCTATTCGTCGGGCAGCCTTTGGTTCTACAACCCAATATATGGTTGAAAATAGCCAGGGGCCTCTCTTTTTGAGTCCGTAA
- a CDS encoding chemotaxis protein CheB produces MEKRSQNITALIIDSNVLMRRILSSMLQKEKGVMVSDSTGNSSFEWVESKIKDNQPDLLFLGVDRTDSDKMKLFYQLRNAFPDLHIVLLTLLNEDGAKVALQGLKNGAIDYITKPEKNRGLILADRHFHKRVISLLKSIPKFNGKNGSVLTNISDRKVSKEFFKDVGHMNPVSIELVVIGSCMGGVSSIYQILAALPENLSVPVIIVQHMPKIYTQCFSNDLNGITRLTVEEAKNDVVLEPGTVYVAPGGFHTVIKNEGGRKRIMLHKGPREHKCRPSIDVLLRSAVQEYGDRVLGIFLSGGGNDGVLGALKILEHGGVVLLESRESALISDLAMKVKYLNSEIREVSADKMSKEIMKCIKSADQKNTHRFTMQDLNTSNRYYEQFKQIFGNH; encoded by the coding sequence GTGGAAAAGAGATCACAAAATATCACAGCACTCATTATAGATTCCAACGTGTTGATGCGACGCATTTTGTCGAGCATGCTGCAAAAGGAAAAGGGAGTTATGGTATCAGACTCAACCGGTAATTCCAGTTTTGAATGGGTGGAATCGAAAATTAAAGATAACCAACCCGACCTTTTATTTCTTGGAGTGGATCGCACAGATTCTGATAAAATGAAACTCTTTTATCAACTCCGAAATGCATTTCCTGATCTTCATATCGTTCTGTTGACATTACTCAATGAAGATGGAGCCAAAGTTGCGCTGCAGGGATTGAAAAACGGGGCGATTGATTACATCACGAAACCAGAAAAGAACAGGGGATTAATTCTGGCAGACAGGCACTTTCATAAACGTGTAATTTCCCTGCTGAAATCCATTCCGAAATTTAATGGAAAAAACGGCAGTGTTTTAACAAATATCTCTGATCGAAAGGTTTCGAAAGAGTTTTTCAAAGACGTGGGACACATGAATCCGGTTAGTATCGAATTGGTTGTGATCGGAAGTTGTATGGGCGGTGTTTCGTCGATTTACCAAATCCTTGCGGCATTACCGGAGAACCTTTCCGTACCTGTCATCATTGTTCAGCATATGCCAAAGATTTATACACAGTGCTTTTCAAATGATCTGAATGGAATTACCAGGCTCACAGTAGAAGAGGCAAAAAATGACGTTGTATTGGAACCCGGTACTGTTTATGTAGCCCCGGGTGGTTTTCACACCGTGATTAAAAATGAAGGTGGTCGAAAACGTATCATGTTACACAAAGGCCCAAGGGAACATAAATGCAGGCCGTCAATTGATGTTCTGCTTCGTTCCGCAGTTCAGGAATATGGAGACAGGGTACTGGGTATATTTTTGTCAGGTGGCGGCAATGATGGTGTGTTAGGTGCATTAAAAATTTTGGAACATGGGGGAGTCGTATTACTGGAGAGCCGGGAAAGCGCGTTGATATCCGACCTGGCGATGAAGGTGAAATATCTGAATAGCGAAATCCGGGAAGTATCTGCAGATAAGATGTCTAAGGAGATCATGAAATGTATCAAATCGGCTGATCAGAAGAATACCCACCGTTTCACAATGCAGGATCTTAACACTTCAAACAGGTATTACGAACAGTTCAAACAGATTTTCGGGAACCATTGA